From a single Paenibacillus sp. FSL R5-0345 genomic region:
- a CDS encoding RNA polymerase sigma factor translates to MQPKPFFSYFISEALIKLNGSDGVEDSEIIQLYFARNETAIEETSKKYRNYCTKIAHNILSNLEDSEECVNDTFLGAWEAIPPKTPAKLSSFLGRITRNIALNKYDYYMAKKRNKTFDTILDELNDCLFSPDNVESQYEEEQMAESISNFLLKINEDHRNIFLRRYWYSDSLADIATRFSISESNTKSILFRTRKKLQLYLKKEGYIL, encoded by the coding sequence TTGCAACCAAAACCCTTCTTTTCTTACTTTATAAGTGAGGCCTTAATCAAACTGAACGGAAGTGATGGAGTGGAAGATAGTGAAATCATACAGCTGTACTTTGCGCGTAATGAAACAGCAATAGAAGAAACATCCAAAAAATATAGAAATTATTGTACTAAGATCGCTCATAACATTCTGTCTAATTTAGAAGATTCGGAAGAATGCGTGAACGATACCTTTCTAGGAGCATGGGAAGCGATACCGCCGAAGACGCCTGCTAAGCTCTCATCTTTTTTGGGGAGGATCACCCGGAATATCGCATTAAATAAATACGATTATTACATGGCCAAAAAGCGGAATAAAACATTCGATACGATTCTTGATGAATTAAATGATTGTTTATTCTCGCCAGACAATGTTGAAAGTCAATACGAGGAAGAACAAATGGCTGAATCCATAAGCAATTTCCTTCTGAAAATTAACGAAGATCATCGGAATATCTTCCTGAGACGTTACTGGTACTCCGATTCTTTGGCTGATATCGCAACGCGATTTTCAATAAGTGAGAGTAATACGAAATCTATCCTTTTTAGAACACGAAAAAAACTCCAATTATACCTTAAGAAAGAGGGTTATATCCTATGA
- a CDS encoding ATP-binding protein, whose amino-acid sequence MKNNTILHKLAIILLFISILFGIRCIWISFFKVSDNVPVISNGVLDLRGQDLKKASLIRLDGEWGFYPSQFVSSKSSTIPKLPQYLKVPGNWSQALGSEYNSSYGYGTYRLRILVDPLQQPVALWIKQIYSASSVEINGAPILNNGKIALNADTYVPKTTTFTASYFSKDTAVIDVLIHVANFDHPYKGGISGPIFFGSQEVVNRTNFYTVGFQMLTAIILLLHGLYAYILYLFNPKERALFLVGLMTLSVAVILLARNDNLVLSLLPINYTWSLKIRLIAFLWQNLFILLVFRKFTSGAEGNKWLRAYTGCLFLYTLFIFIVPAYLVSTSIHWGIIQVFQYIPFIWLIYSLIRLLFKKQDDKDVVFLLLSGAAIISNLLWNLWDSKGHYSIVYYPLDIIAAIVGFSAYWFKKYFQNAKENMELNEQLKKADKLKDQFLANTSHELRTPLHGIMNIAQNIVTKEKDRLYESSRQDMELLITISRRMSHMLGDLLDVVRLQEHRVILKQEPISVQSVVPGVISMLQYMIEGKPVQLSMSIPESMPPVLADEKRVVQVLLNLVHNALKYTEVGLVSVSAEEKDGQVFIYVTDTGVGMTKETMDRVFLPYEQGPHGINDGRGIGLGLSISRQLVELHGSSLRIQSEPGKGSTFSFSLPLAGSYSDQIVREAEPITTYTADEIYKQMADWGISEQSNHHAEKIPPLLTDAKVNLLVVDDDPVNLNVLKGILENEPYLITTVNSAHEALDWLDKKSWDLLISDVMMPHMSGYELTQKVRARYSLYELPILLLTARSQPEDIYTGFYSGANDYVTKPVDAVELKYRIRALTAMKISFNERLRIEAAYLQAQIQPHFLFNTLNSIAALSDMDTKKMQELITAFTSFLRISFDFLNIGELVNLSHELELVESYLYIEQTRFAERISVVWQVDPDIDILLPPLSIQPLVENAVKHGLLRRQQGGTVYIRITRLNNAVKIEVEDNGQGMDHRTLALLLEPTMKAKSGIGLANTHRRLMQLYGQGLSIQSNQGEGTLVSFVIPEVGE is encoded by the coding sequence ATGAAAAATAATACTATCCTACATAAGCTGGCTATCATTCTACTTTTTATCAGCATTCTCTTTGGCATACGCTGCATTTGGATTAGTTTTTTTAAGGTTTCTGACAATGTTCCTGTAATTAGCAATGGGGTACTAGATTTACGGGGGCAGGATCTGAAGAAAGCTAGCCTAATCAGACTAGATGGTGAATGGGGCTTCTATCCTTCGCAATTCGTTTCGTCCAAGTCTTCTACGATCCCAAAACTGCCCCAATATCTTAAAGTTCCTGGGAATTGGAGCCAAGCCCTAGGAAGCGAGTACAATTCTTCATATGGATATGGTACTTACCGTCTGCGCATTTTAGTAGATCCACTTCAGCAGCCTGTCGCATTGTGGATCAAACAAATTTATTCCGCCTCTAGTGTGGAAATTAACGGCGCCCCTATTCTTAATAATGGGAAAATTGCTCTTAATGCCGATACATATGTACCAAAAACCACCACATTTACAGCATCTTATTTTTCAAAAGACACGGCAGTAATAGATGTTCTTATTCATGTAGCAAACTTTGATCATCCCTATAAAGGTGGTATAAGCGGGCCTATTTTCTTTGGCTCTCAGGAAGTGGTTAACCGGACAAATTTTTATACCGTCGGATTTCAAATGCTTACTGCAATCATCCTGCTGCTGCATGGGCTATATGCCTATATTCTATACTTATTTAACCCTAAAGAACGTGCTCTCTTTCTTGTAGGGTTAATGACATTATCTGTAGCCGTAATCCTTTTAGCCCGAAACGACAACTTAGTTCTTTCATTGCTGCCGATTAATTACACTTGGTCATTAAAAATCCGTTTAATCGCTTTCTTATGGCAAAACCTTTTTATTCTGCTTGTTTTCAGGAAATTCACCTCAGGGGCTGAAGGCAACAAGTGGTTACGTGCTTACACTGGGTGTCTATTTCTTTATACCTTATTTATATTTATCGTTCCTGCTTATCTGGTCAGTACATCGATTCATTGGGGAATCATTCAGGTGTTTCAGTATATTCCCTTCATCTGGTTGATTTATAGCTTGATTCGCTTATTGTTCAAAAAACAAGATGATAAGGATGTTGTTTTTCTGCTGTTATCAGGTGCGGCGATCATTTCTAATTTGTTATGGAATTTGTGGGATAGTAAAGGACACTATTCGATAGTCTACTATCCTTTGGATATTATTGCTGCCATCGTGGGTTTCTCAGCTTATTGGTTTAAAAAGTATTTCCAGAATGCCAAAGAGAACATGGAGCTAAATGAGCAGCTGAAAAAAGCAGACAAACTTAAAGATCAGTTTCTCGCCAATACTTCTCACGAGCTAAGAACACCGCTTCATGGGATTATGAATATCGCGCAAAATATAGTAACGAAGGAAAAGGATAGACTCTACGAGAGTAGCCGACAGGATATGGAGCTGCTGATTACTATCAGCCGCCGTATGTCACATATGCTTGGCGACTTACTGGATGTTGTCCGTCTTCAGGAGCATCGAGTTATTTTAAAACAGGAGCCTATTTCAGTTCAATCGGTGGTCCCCGGAGTCATTAGCATGCTGCAATATATGATTGAAGGCAAACCCGTACAGTTATCCATGAGCATTCCAGAATCTATGCCACCTGTTCTTGCGGATGAGAAAAGAGTGGTACAAGTACTACTAAATCTAGTCCACAACGCGCTCAAATACACCGAAGTAGGACTTGTTTCAGTGTCAGCTGAGGAAAAAGACGGTCAAGTCTTTATCTATGTGACAGATACCGGGGTAGGCATGACCAAAGAAACTATGGATCGTGTATTCCTCCCATATGAGCAAGGTCCTCACGGAATAAATGACGGACGTGGGATTGGGCTGGGATTAAGCATAAGTAGGCAGTTGGTCGAACTACATGGTAGTAGCCTGCGCATACAATCTGAGCCAGGCAAAGGTTCAACTTTCAGTTTTTCTCTTCCCCTTGCTGGTTCATATAGCGACCAGATAGTAAGAGAGGCTGAACCTATAACGACGTATACAGCAGATGAGATTTATAAGCAGATGGCTGACTGGGGGATTTCCGAGCAATCCAATCATCACGCAGAAAAAATCCCGCCGCTCCTTACAGATGCAAAAGTAAATCTTTTGGTGGTAGATGATGATCCTGTTAATCTGAATGTACTAAAGGGGATTCTCGAAAATGAGCCTTATCTCATTACGACAGTGAACTCAGCCCACGAGGCACTGGATTGGTTAGATAAAAAGAGTTGGGATTTGCTTATCAGTGATGTAATGATGCCGCATATGTCAGGATATGAATTAACGCAAAAGGTTCGCGCTCGTTATTCATTATACGAACTCCCTATACTATTACTGACTGCCCGCAGTCAACCTGAAGATATTTACACTGGATTCTACTCCGGTGCCAATGATTATGTTACCAAGCCTGTGGATGCAGTAGAACTCAAATATCGCATTCGGGCCTTAACAGCGATGAAAATATCCTTTAATGAAAGGTTGCGTATTGAAGCAGCTTATCTACAGGCACAGATTCAACCCCATTTTTTGTTCAATACGTTGAACTCAATTGCGGCACTCAGTGATATGGATACTAAAAAGATGCAAGAGCTCATTACTGCTTTTACTTCCTTTTTGCGAATCAGCTTTGACTTTTTAAATATCGGAGAACTTGTGAACCTCTCTCATGAACTAGAGCTGGTAGAATCTTATTTGTATATTGAACAAACGCGATTTGCAGAACGAATATCCGTTGTTTGGCAGGTAGATCCGGACATTGATATCCTGTTACCTCCCCTGTCCATCCAACCCTTAGTAGAAAATGCTGTTAAGCATGGTCTGCTAAGGCGTCAACAGGGTGGTACCGTTTATATTCGGATCACACGTCTGAACAATGCTGTAAAAATCGAAGTGGAGGATAATGGGCAAGGTATGGATCATAGAACGCTCGCGTTGTTGCTGGAACCGACCATGAAAGCTAAAAGTGGCATCGGATTGGCTAATACCCATCGAAGACTGATGCAATTGTATGGTCAGGGCCTTTCGATTCAGAGCAACCAAGGAGAAGGCACTTTGGTATCCTTTGTTATACCGGAGGTTGGCGAATAA
- a CDS encoding VOC family protein has protein sequence MSVKRIVTNIKTQNVSAAKSFYQDVLELDLLMDHGWIETYGLPGKENIQISFASQGGSNTPTPDLSIEVDDVDVVFERMKSAGYKIEYGPVDEPWGVRRFYVRDPFGKLINILAHGH, from the coding sequence ATGAGTGTAAAACGAATTGTCACAAATATTAAAACGCAGAATGTTTCGGCAGCAAAAAGCTTTTACCAGGACGTACTCGAGCTTGATTTATTGATGGATCATGGTTGGATTGAAACATACGGCTTACCCGGAAAGGAAAACATTCAAATAAGCTTTGCCTCACAAGGCGGCTCCAATACGCCTACTCCTGATCTATCGATTGAAGTTGATGATGTCGATGTGGTGTTTGAAAGAATGAAAAGTGCTGGATATAAGATAGAATATGGACCTGTTGATGAGCCTTGGGGAGTTCGGCGATTCTATGTCCGCGATCCATTTGGCAAACTTATCAATATCCTTGCTCATGGACATTAG
- a CDS encoding MerR family DNA-binding transcriptional regulator, which produces MIAKKLNVSTTTLRRYEDQDLVPDVPRTASNRRCYTSIHVQAFITIRALLQGYEIPVVYDVMRKIKAGQIEHALWTINQEQHNTQLEKLRLEEVLRMFRNADLSKYKDLEVTNAMTIGEVAQMAGVKPSAIRHWEQEGLITSNRNKDNGYRLYTLTELRKIILISSLRKTVYYIENMKQLLKEIETQNYKKVEISFELALQKLNSQLIKQFLGIADLMKYVKYY; this is translated from the coding sequence ATGATAGCTAAGAAATTAAATGTAAGTACTACTACGTTAAGAAGATACGAAGATCAAGACTTAGTTCCCGATGTCCCGAGGACTGCTAGCAATCGCAGATGTTACACATCCATCCATGTTCAAGCTTTTATAACGATTCGTGCCCTTTTGCAAGGATATGAGATTCCAGTGGTGTACGATGTGATGAGAAAGATTAAAGCCGGGCAAATTGAACATGCACTTTGGACAATCAATCAAGAACAGCATAATACACAATTAGAAAAGCTTAGGTTAGAGGAAGTGTTACGCATGTTCCGAAACGCAGATTTATCAAAATACAAAGATTTAGAGGTAACAAATGCAATGACAATTGGTGAGGTTGCACAAATGGCAGGCGTTAAGCCTTCAGCCATTCGACATTGGGAACAAGAAGGCCTTATTACTTCTAACAGAAACAAAGACAACGGCTATAGGCTCTATACTCTAACGGAATTAAGAAAGATTATACTGATCAGCAGTTTAAGGAAGACCGTGTATTATATCGAGAACATGAAACAACTCCTGAAAGAAATAGAGACACAAAACTATAAAAAAGTTGAAATATCCTTCGAGCTTGCGCTTCAAAAATTAAATAGCCAATTAATAAAGCAGTTTTTAGGGATCGCTGACCTTATGAAATATGTGAAATACTATTGA
- a CDS encoding nucleoside deaminase — translation MINETDIEHLKRCIEIAHSALEAGDEPFGSILVSASGEVLAEDSNHVGGGDHTQHPEFALARWAAQNMSLEERNQATVYTSGEHCPMCAAAHGWVQLGRIVYASSSQQLSQWLSDMGVTASPVRNLSIQEVIHDAVVDGPVPDLAEQVWELHRQFHGKRQP, via the coding sequence ATGATCAACGAAACGGATATCGAACATCTCAAGCGCTGTATTGAAATTGCCCACTCTGCTCTCGAAGCTGGGGACGAGCCTTTCGGTTCCATCCTGGTTTCAGCAAGTGGAGAAGTCTTGGCTGAAGACAGCAACCATGTAGGCGGTGGTGATCATACTCAGCACCCGGAATTCGCATTGGCCCGCTGGGCGGCTCAAAATATGTCACTGGAAGAACGCAATCAGGCTACTGTGTATACTTCGGGAGAACATTGCCCTATGTGCGCAGCGGCTCATGGTTGGGTTCAATTAGGACGAATTGTATATGCGAGCTCTTCGCAACAATTATCACAGTGGTTAAGCGATATGGGCGTTACAGCATCACCCGTCCGTAATTTGAGTATTCAAGAGGTTATCCATGATGCGGTCGTAGATGGCCCTGTACCGGATCTGGCAGAACAAGTATGGGAACTTCATCGGCAATTCCACGGAAAAAGACAACCATAG
- a CDS encoding AraC family transcriptional regulator, which yields MLSHTSDSIKIPPGFWTGLIQLGITAQDIASKASLPLSLITESEVTTAQYFAIWQAYSDLIGDTAEGIIKLATVFETTQYPPTVLATYHAKDYRDALNRMVRYKRMCPPESLHIIEEGELCTIELNWQHPEYSGPSLLLGLTLAFLLELGRRGTGIPITAQFVEFSQPIGNLQVLEAYFGCRIQIGAETNRLTLRRSDLELPFISYNEELLEILTAVLDRTLTEQQSSHSITERVKWIMKRCLSGGQPEIQTVAKELRMSARTLQRRLTGENTSFKQLLTEARHEQARAYLADPSLDVKEVAFLIGYVDQNSFYRAFRLWEGDTPSNWRVKQEVWRKTLVTE from the coding sequence ATGTTGTCTCATACTTCTGACTCCATTAAAATCCCTCCCGGATTTTGGACAGGATTAATTCAATTAGGGATAACCGCCCAAGATATAGCCAGTAAAGCAAGTCTTCCGCTGAGCCTTATCACAGAGTCAGAAGTCACCACAGCCCAATATTTCGCTATCTGGCAGGCATATTCGGATCTCATTGGAGATACTGCTGAAGGAATCATCAAGTTAGCAACAGTTTTTGAAACCACACAATATCCGCCGACTGTCTTAGCCACTTATCATGCTAAAGATTATCGCGACGCTCTAAACCGAATGGTGCGCTATAAACGAATGTGCCCTCCAGAAAGCTTGCATATCATCGAGGAGGGAGAGTTGTGTACAATCGAATTAAATTGGCAGCATCCCGAGTATTCCGGTCCATCTCTGCTGCTTGGCCTTACTCTGGCGTTTTTACTGGAGCTTGGGCGGCGGGGAACTGGTATACCTATAACAGCACAGTTTGTAGAATTTTCACAACCCATAGGGAATTTACAGGTTCTTGAAGCTTATTTCGGCTGTCGAATTCAGATCGGTGCTGAGACTAACCGCTTAACACTACGACGAAGTGATTTGGAGCTGCCCTTTATCTCGTATAACGAAGAGTTACTAGAGATTCTGACTGCCGTTTTAGATCGGACACTTACTGAACAACAGAGCAGTCACTCAATAACTGAAAGGGTCAAATGGATTATGAAACGTTGCCTTAGCGGAGGTCAACCCGAGATTCAAACCGTTGCTAAAGAGCTAAGGATGAGTGCTCGTACCTTACAGCGGAGGCTTACTGGAGAAAATACGAGCTTCAAGCAGTTACTGACAGAAGCTAGACATGAGCAGGCGCGAGCGTATTTAGCAGATCCTTCCCTTGATGTTAAAGAGGTGGCTTTCTTGATCGGATATGTAGATCAGAACTCGTTCTACCGTGCCTTCCGACTTTGGGAAGGAGATACTCCTTCAAATTGGCGTGTTAAACAAGAAGTTTGGCGCAAGACACTAGTTACTGAATAA
- a CDS encoding phosphotransferase gives MNQMPKEEVLKGGNVNHIVRMANTVRRPTGYWSPNVHELLKHLEQQGYEGAPKFLGIDDSGREILTFISGEVPGDNYPILEPYMWSDETLVGLAHLMRRFHDATTVFRPNTEDRWQLSYADDAEHEVICHNDAALYNIVFQKEAPVALIDFDMAGPGPRIWDIAYTLYTSVPLASFAPDHTSGTTVAYQYEIHAVERRRRIHLFFEAYGIPVPNNLRQWIIQRLIVLCDTLRNGAADGNPAFQKMVDEGHLAHYESEIRFVTDHFEDWI, from the coding sequence ATGAACCAAATGCCTAAGGAAGAAGTGTTAAAAGGCGGTAATGTAAATCATATTGTCCGTATGGCGAACACTGTTCGCCGCCCTACGGGTTATTGGAGTCCGAATGTTCATGAACTACTCAAACATTTGGAACAACAGGGCTATGAGGGAGCACCAAAATTTCTCGGGATCGATGATTCCGGTCGTGAAATATTGACATTTATTTCCGGAGAAGTTCCAGGGGATAATTATCCGATACTTGAACCGTATATGTGGTCGGACGAAACGCTTGTGGGTTTGGCACATCTTATGCGTCGTTTCCATGATGCGACTACAGTGTTTAGGCCCAATACGGAGGACAGATGGCAGCTTAGCTATGCCGACGATGCCGAACACGAAGTGATCTGTCATAATGACGCAGCGTTGTATAATATTGTTTTTCAAAAAGAGGCTCCTGTGGCGCTGATTGACTTTGACATGGCAGGCCCAGGTCCGCGTATATGGGACATTGCGTACACCTTGTACACATCTGTTCCACTTGCGAGTTTCGCACCGGACCATACTTCTGGAACCACAGTAGCATACCAATATGAAATACATGCCGTAGAGCGACGTCGGCGAATTCATTTGTTTTTTGAAGCTTATGGAATTCCCGTCCCAAATAATCTGCGACAGTGGATTATACAACGTTTGATAGTACTGTGTGATACATTGAGAAATGGTGCTGCTGATGGGAATCCTGCCTTTCAGAAAATGGTAGACGAGGGTCACTTGGCCCACTATGAAAGTGAGATTCGGTTTGTAACAGATCATTTCGAAGATTGGATATAA
- a CDS encoding SDR family NAD(P)-dependent oxidoreductase, whose protein sequence is MDMGLNNKTALITGSTKGIGKAIAFELANEGVNVLINGRNYEKVEQTVNEIKSKFPATSPQNATADIVDMEQREALFDKYPNIDILVNNMGIYEIMSYEDVDDEIFEKYIRTNVLAANGLTKFYLPKMLNNNYGRVIFIASEEAIMPSAQMPQYAMTKSMLLSLSKSLSKLTIGTEVTVNTIMPGPTLSENVQQIIDGMYSDEELTFSEKEKKFMTTNLPQSEIQRFIKPSEIGRLATFVCSPYATAFKGSSIRMDGGMVPTIF, encoded by the coding sequence ATGGATATGGGATTAAACAATAAGACAGCCTTAATTACAGGATCTACGAAAGGTATTGGTAAAGCCATCGCCTTTGAACTTGCCAACGAAGGTGTTAATGTACTCATAAATGGTCGGAACTATGAAAAGGTAGAACAAACTGTAAATGAAATTAAATCGAAATTCCCGGCAACTTCTCCGCAGAATGCTACTGCCGATATTGTCGATATGGAGCAAAGAGAAGCTTTATTTGATAAATACCCCAATATCGATATTTTAGTTAATAATATGGGGATTTATGAAATTATGAGCTATGAGGACGTTGACGATGAAATATTTGAAAAATACATCCGTACAAATGTTCTTGCTGCAAATGGGTTAACAAAATTTTATTTACCCAAAATGTTAAACAACAATTATGGCCGAGTGATCTTCATCGCCAGTGAAGAAGCAATAATGCCCTCAGCGCAAATGCCACAGTATGCAATGACAAAATCAATGCTATTATCTTTGTCAAAAAGCTTATCTAAATTAACAATAGGAACAGAAGTTACAGTCAATACTATCATGCCAGGACCAACACTCTCTGAAAATGTGCAGCAAATCATTGATGGGATGTACTCAGATGAAGAGTTAACTTTTTCAGAGAAAGAGAAAAAATTCATGACTACAAACTTACCGCAATCTGAAATACAGCGATTTATTAAACCTTCTGAAATTGGCAGACTAGCAACATTTGTATGTAGTCCCTATGCCACTGCATTTAAAGGTTCTTCGATCCGTATGGATGGGGGCATGGTACCAACTATTTTCTAA
- a CDS encoding alpha/beta fold hydrolase, which produces MKKNIRLSNQSTIEVGLTGVSDRPTIMLPIAKKSVYNQEADNLKLWGVDPELGKHFVEGLADTFQVLYFDYEGHLFQHPVGNLTADHIVKDLLLIADEMNVKNFSYYGYSWLALIGLQLAVRTNRLESLVMGGFPPYNGPYQEMMIVTHKTHTQALNNQNEAAEISSFETENPDEIDWDNIKVSIDTRVTAQFVALYESITAFDDRSIHHLLSLPKLAFAGENDTIVYGENFGNVTVDIAGILKKNTTKLCDLGWDVEILTGTQMDHTKAMQPAVVLPLIKPWFIKTIINTD; this is translated from the coding sequence TTGAAAAAGAATATACGATTATCCAATCAATCAACAATAGAAGTAGGATTAACGGGTGTCTCAGATCGCCCAACCATTATGTTACCTATCGCTAAAAAATCTGTGTACAATCAGGAGGCAGACAATCTAAAGCTATGGGGCGTAGATCCTGAATTAGGTAAACATTTTGTTGAAGGTCTCGCGGATACGTTTCAAGTGCTTTATTTTGATTATGAGGGTCATCTCTTTCAACATCCAGTGGGCAACTTAACTGCAGATCATATTGTGAAGGATTTACTCCTCATTGCTGATGAAATGAACGTTAAGAACTTCAGCTACTATGGTTATTCTTGGCTAGCTCTAATTGGACTACAATTGGCTGTCAGAACAAATCGTCTGGAAAGCTTGGTCATGGGAGGTTTTCCGCCTTATAATGGTCCCTATCAAGAGATGATGATTGTAACTCACAAAACACATACCCAAGCTTTGAATAATCAAAATGAGGCAGCTGAAATAAGCTCTTTTGAAACAGAGAATCCAGATGAGATAGACTGGGACAACATCAAGGTATCTATAGATACCCGTGTAACAGCTCAATTTGTTGCCTTATACGAAAGCATCACTGCTTTTGATGATCGTAGTATTCACCATTTGCTTAGTCTTCCTAAATTAGCTTTTGCAGGAGAAAATGATACTATCGTATATGGTGAGAATTTTGGGAATGTTACCGTTGATATTGCTGGGATATTAAAGAAGAATACGACGAAGCTGTGTGATTTAGGTTGGGATGTTGAAATCCTAACGGGAACCCAAATGGATCATACAAAAGCGATGCAACCAGCTGTGGTTTTACCATTGATTAAGCCTTGGTTTATAAAAACAATTATAAATACGGACTAG
- a CDS encoding OsmC family protein: MKHPFILNAVWNGGRNSDGTIETGQLKTQISIPKEMGGPGVGTNPDEMLLGAAATCYLITLAAMMERSGLTTSSLKLTSEATVDVTNNIFTYEAIKHSPIITLTKDASEDDIEKAIRIAHKAEDSCMISRAVAGNVQITTEPTVLTSSL; this comes from the coding sequence ATGAAGCACCCATTTATTTTAAATGCAGTATGGAACGGCGGTCGTAACAGTGACGGAACAATTGAAACGGGCCAGCTCAAGACTCAAATCTCCATTCCGAAGGAAATGGGAGGACCCGGAGTTGGAACGAATCCGGATGAGATGCTTCTGGGTGCCGCGGCAACCTGCTATCTCATTACACTTGCAGCTATGATGGAGCGATCAGGGCTTACGACTTCCAGCCTGAAGTTAACGTCAGAGGCGACAGTGGATGTAACCAATAATATTTTTACATATGAAGCGATCAAACATTCACCTATCATCACACTTACTAAAGATGCGTCAGAGGACGATATTGAAAAAGCAATTCGTATTGCCCACAAAGCAGAAGACTCCTGTATGATCTCCAGAGCTGTAGCAGGAAACGTACAAATTACTACAGAGCCAACAGTACTGACGTCAAGCTTGTAA
- a CDS encoding LLM class flavin-dependent oxidoreductase encodes MTATSIKLSVLDLVPVFDNVDPSFALGQAVNLAQTAERLGYTRYWVAEHHDMPGLACTATEVLLSHIGAKTQHIRLGSGALLLPHYKPLKVVESFHLLASLYPGRIDLGLGRAPGGAAEVSLALSGNFLENVWKMPELLKGVTELLQGNYSYEGRQITARPIPPESPELWLLGTNKKSAAYAAEFGAGYVFGQFMSDVPGEEILQAYREAFAPTSNSSVPRAIVAVGVICAETEEEAERLASSGMTLFQQEGSAEDRSKLLDRKLLIGSPESIKEKLEHLSRLYGIDEFIIVTMIPDYEKRLHSFELLARACLTAN; translated from the coding sequence ATGACAGCGACATCGATTAAACTTAGCGTATTGGATCTCGTGCCTGTATTTGATAATGTGGATCCAAGTTTTGCGTTGGGACAAGCAGTGAACCTGGCTCAAACAGCTGAAAGACTGGGATATACCCGGTATTGGGTTGCCGAACATCATGATATGCCGGGCTTAGCGTGTACAGCGACAGAAGTGCTTTTATCGCATATTGGAGCGAAAACACAGCATATCCGCCTCGGCTCGGGAGCGTTATTGCTGCCACACTATAAGCCGCTAAAGGTGGTAGAGTCTTTTCATTTGCTGGCCAGTTTGTATCCGGGGCGCATCGACCTTGGGTTGGGCCGGGCTCCAGGTGGTGCTGCTGAAGTTAGCTTAGCGCTTAGCGGGAATTTTCTCGAAAATGTCTGGAAAATGCCGGAGCTGCTTAAGGGAGTCACCGAGTTATTACAGGGGAACTATTCCTATGAAGGACGTCAGATAACCGCCCGCCCGATCCCGCCTGAATCACCTGAGTTGTGGCTGCTAGGTACGAACAAGAAGAGTGCGGCATATGCTGCTGAGTTTGGAGCAGGCTATGTGTTTGGACAATTCATGAGCGATGTACCTGGGGAGGAGATTTTACAGGCTTATCGAGAAGCTTTTGCTCCTACTTCAAATTCATCTGTTCCGCGGGCAATTGTTGCTGTTGGCGTGATTTGCGCCGAGACAGAGGAGGAGGCAGAACGACTTGCCTCATCGGGTATGACATTGTTCCAACAAGAAGGTTCAGCCGAAGATAGGTCCAAGCTCTTGGATCGTAAGCTGCTGATAGGTTCACCTGAAAGTATTAAAGAAAAACTGGAACACTTATCTCGTTTGTATGGAATTGATGAATTTATTATCGTTACTATGATTCCAGACTATGAGAAACGGCTGCATTCGTTTGAGCTGCTTGCCCGTGCTTGCTTGACCGCTAACTAA